The following are encoded together in the Arthrobacter sp. Y-9 genome:
- the trxA gene encoding thioredoxin encodes MSNAKDVTDASFENDVLQADKPVIVDFWAEWCGPCRRLSPILDQIAEENADKVEVVKVNVDDNPAVASKYGITSIPAVYLFQGGEVKNTVTGAYPKQYFEKEFADVLG; translated from the coding sequence ATGAGCAACGCCAAGGACGTTACCGACGCAAGCTTTGAGAACGACGTTCTCCAGGCTGACAAGCCCGTGATCGTTGATTTCTGGGCGGAATGGTGCGGCCCCTGCCGCCGGCTGAGCCCGATCCTGGACCAGATCGCGGAAGAGAACGCTGACAAGGTCGAGGTCGTGAAGGTGAACGTCGACGACAACCCCGCCGTCGCTTCCAAGTACGGAATCACCTCCATCCCCGCCGTCTACCTGTTCCAGGGTGGCGAGGTGAAGAACACCGTGACCGGTGCTTACCCGAAGCAGTACTTCGAGAAGGAGTTCGCCGACGTTCTCGGCTGA
- the trxB gene encoding thioredoxin-disulfide reductase encodes MSTQETTAPEVHDVIIIGSGPAGYTAAIYTARAKLNPIVFAGSVTAGGELMNTTEVENFPGFPEGIQGPDLMDNLEQQASRFGAQVEYEDVVSVDLEGDIKSVTLGNGETHRARTVIVSTGSAYRELGLENEKRLSGHGVSWCATCDGFFFKDQNIAVIGGGDSAMEEALFLTKFASKVTVVHRRKELRASKIMADRALTHEKIDFVWDSEVVDVIGEDKVTGIRLRNLVTDVEEELPVTGLFVAIGNDPRTDLFKGILDLTADGTIAVDGRTSKTSLPGVFAAGDVIDPKYRQAITAAASGCVAAIDVEHYLQNH; translated from the coding sequence GTGAGCACGCAAGAAACCACGGCCCCTGAGGTCCACGACGTCATCATCATCGGATCCGGTCCGGCTGGGTACACCGCTGCCATCTACACGGCGCGTGCCAAGCTCAACCCGATCGTGTTCGCCGGCTCGGTGACCGCCGGTGGCGAGCTGATGAACACCACCGAGGTGGAGAACTTCCCGGGCTTCCCGGAAGGCATCCAGGGCCCGGACCTCATGGACAACCTGGAGCAGCAGGCCAGCCGCTTCGGTGCTCAGGTCGAGTACGAGGACGTCGTGTCCGTGGACCTCGAGGGCGACATCAAGTCGGTGACCCTCGGCAACGGGGAGACGCACCGTGCCCGCACGGTCATCGTGTCCACCGGCTCCGCGTACCGTGAGCTCGGCCTGGAGAACGAGAAGCGTCTCTCGGGCCACGGTGTCAGCTGGTGTGCAACCTGTGACGGTTTCTTCTTCAAGGATCAGAACATCGCCGTCATCGGTGGCGGCGACTCCGCCATGGAGGAGGCCCTGTTCCTGACCAAGTTCGCCTCCAAGGTCACGGTGGTCCACCGCCGCAAGGAACTGCGCGCGTCCAAGATCATGGCCGACCGCGCCCTCACTCACGAGAAGATCGATTTCGTGTGGGACAGCGAAGTCGTGGACGTCATCGGTGAGGACAAGGTCACCGGCATCCGGCTCCGCAATCTCGTGACCGATGTCGAAGAGGAGCTTCCGGTCACCGGCCTCTTCGTCGCCATCGGCAACGACCCGCGCACCGACCTCTTCAAGGGCATCCTCGACCTGACGGCCGACGGAACCATCGCGGTGGACGGTCGCACGTCGAAGACCAGCCTCCCGGGCGTCTTCGCTGCGGGTGACGTGATCGACCCGAAGTACCGCCAGGCGATCACCGCAGCTGCCTCCGGTTGCGTTGCCGCCATCGACGTCGAGCACTACCTCCAGAACCACTGA